In a genomic window of Candidatus Gorgyraea atricola:
- a CDS encoding bifunctional class I SAM-dependent methyltransferase/glycosyltransferase family 2 protein: MMRHLFHILPGQSILEIGGGNGKFTQVLAQATRGECKITSIVFSREYLDNKKNLACSNVDTLYMDMFPGSLVDRKFDCVVAQDMLEKNTATDFLYIVKSLIKPGGSLLLFEPNSWNPYYRIRRTIRKILPVDWKRPSEGVLLNRLQVFSVLSEIGYAKINVLPYDFLYSPIPKFLVWPAKNMSIIMENCPYLRNLAGSLYIWAQNPAFENHKELTVDLCEHPMFFKKVSFIIPCHNEEMNIKSLVKNLKDFYDRYIFEIIIVDDNSKDRTAEITEALVKEDSRIRLIKRVPPNGVGRALRDGLKKAKGEYILIMDSDFQHIIPEMRDLFDVVAKGADVAVGSRFSRDSVLVKYDFTKIIANRFFHILANLFLGRHFRDISNNLKIFRREVIEKITIESDDFAANAETGLKPLLLGYNVKEVPISWINRSVDMGVSSFKVFKTGPNYFKILLKLVWRRIIGKL; the protein is encoded by the coding sequence ATGATGCGCCATCTTTTTCATATTCTTCCGGGGCAGAGCATTCTTGAGATAGGAGGGGGTAACGGAAAATTTACACAGGTTTTAGCCCAGGCAACGCGAGGAGAATGCAAGATAACATCTATAGTTTTTTCACGCGAATATTTGGATAATAAAAAGAATCTTGCCTGCTCCAATGTAGATACATTATACATGGATATGTTTCCGGGATCATTAGTAGATAGAAAGTTTGATTGTGTAGTGGCGCAAGATATGTTAGAAAAAAACACTGCAACTGATTTTCTCTATATCGTTAAATCTTTGATAAAACCCGGCGGGAGCCTTCTTTTGTTCGAGCCTAATTCCTGGAATCCTTATTATAGAATCCGCAGAACGATCAGAAAAATATTACCGGTAGACTGGAAACGTCCGTCAGAAGGCGTTTTACTTAATAGGCTGCAGGTGTTTTCTGTTTTGTCAGAAATAGGATATGCTAAAATCAATGTCCTTCCTTACGATTTTCTTTATTCACCGATTCCCAAATTTTTAGTATGGCCGGCCAAGAACATGAGTATCATTATGGAAAATTGCCCTTATTTAAGAAATCTTGCCGGTTCATTGTATATTTGGGCGCAGAATCCTGCTTTTGAGAACCACAAAGAATTAACCGTGGATCTATGTGAACATCCCATGTTCTTTAAAAAGGTATCTTTTATAATACCATGTCATAATGAAGAGATGAATATAAAGTCGTTGGTAAAGAATTTAAAGGATTTTTATGACAGGTATATTTTTGAAATTATTATAGTAGATGATAATTCGAAAGACAGAACTGCTGAAATAACCGAGGCATTAGTGAAAGAAGATAGCCGTATAAGGCTTATAAAGCGTGTGCCTCCGAACGGAGTCGGCAGGGCTTTGCGAGATGGTCTGAAAAAGGCGAAGGGCGAATACATTTTAATAATGGACAGTGATTTTCAACATATTATCCCTGAAATGAGAGATCTTTTCGATGTCGTAGCCAAAGGCGCTGACGTAGCAGTAGGCTCCAGGTTTTCTCGTGATTCTGTTTTGGTAAAATATGATTTCACAAAAATTATAGCCAATCGTTTTTTTCATATATTAGCCAATTTATTTCTTGGCAGGCATTTTCGGGATATTTCCAATAATTTGAAGATTTTTCGCCGCGAAGTAATTGAGAAAATTACAATTGAATCGGATGATTTTGCTGCAAATGCCGAGACAGGCCTAAAACCTTTATTGCTCGGTTATAATGTTAAGGAGGTACCTATTTCCTGGATAAACAGAAGCGTAGACATGGGCGTTTCTTCTTTCAAGGTCTTTAAGACGGGACCAAATTATTTTAAGATTTTATTAAAACTGGTATGGCGACGGATAATAGGTAAGTTATGA
- a CDS encoding glycosyltransferase family 39 protein — MKIKSAAPIFIIILASLFINLWGIAHDMPHSYEHDEINFVVTALSLGKGELNTGFIHGGFLYHFLFFEYIIFYFIKLFSGSIKTTSDFLLYYINNPEAFFLIGRISIALLATFSVFLTYLIAKGLANRFSGFLAALFLAFSLLYVIMAHLIKADIIYVLFLLLSFLCTMRGNRNKKFFYLAAFLIGLAISVKYLAVFGIFFVLSGFFLEKKSIKEIVKDCLFMCIFVIAGFFLGQPFIIFYIGTFLKAIFGLSPVFTVPIGDRGDPTWHLYLVCLKRSIGICLFIAFFLSFLLIFKKDRRKASILILPYILAYFLFIFLAANARPSYLMGVLPFVCIYTAIFIADIVSYINTRLQNTFIYSIVGFLLVAPSLIDVLRYDYLLTKPDARAISKSWIEDNIPEDSNILIEGAFPWEIVHNPPLVENIECLTEELKKIRDNGGNGVLWKARISQLKYKKVPKFFLEKEKYFNRDTLSQHNTDYVVVSSYYDHGFWAKKEDRALFYEELSKKYSLIKRFTAMPYIVWFPSFDTLKENPENLKYVNLLDRGQELIAGPNIFIYKKVK, encoded by the coding sequence ATGAAAATAAAATCTGCAGCGCCTATTTTTATTATAATCCTGGCGTCTTTATTTATAAATTTATGGGGAATAGCTCATGACATGCCTCATAGTTACGAACATGATGAAATAAATTTTGTCGTAACTGCTCTTAGTCTTGGCAAAGGAGAGCTGAACACCGGTTTTATACACGGGGGTTTTTTATATCATTTTTTATTTTTTGAATATATTATTTTTTATTTTATTAAGTTATTTTCAGGAAGCATAAAAACTACCAGTGACTTTTTGTTATATTATATAAATAATCCGGAAGCGTTCTTTTTGATAGGAAGAATCAGCATTGCTCTGTTAGCTACATTTTCTGTATTTTTAACATATCTGATAGCTAAAGGTTTAGCAAATAGATTCTCCGGTTTTTTAGCTGCGTTATTTCTGGCTTTTTCCCTGCTATATGTCATTATGGCGCATTTAATAAAAGCAGATATCATCTACGTTCTTTTTTTACTGCTTTCTTTTCTCTGTACAATGCGTGGCAATAGAAATAAGAAATTTTTTTATTTGGCCGCTTTCCTGATAGGGCTTGCCATTTCTGTCAAGTATTTGGCAGTATTCGGTATATTTTTTGTTTTATCAGGATTTTTTCTTGAGAAAAAATCGATAAAGGAAATAGTGAAAGACTGTTTATTTATGTGTATTTTTGTAATAGCAGGATTTTTTCTCGGCCAACCTTTTATTATATTTTATATAGGAACTTTTTTAAAAGCCATTTTCGGGTTAAGCCCTGTTTTTACAGTTCCTATTGGAGATCGCGGCGATCCTACATGGCATTTGTATTTAGTATGTTTAAAAAGATCAATAGGTATATGTTTATTTATAGCGTTTTTCTTATCTTTTTTGTTAATTTTTAAAAAGGATAGGCGAAAAGCAAGTATACTTATTTTGCCTTATATCCTGGCTTACTTTTTATTTATTTTTTTAGCAGCCAATGCGCGGCCAAGTTACTTAATGGGCGTTTTACCTTTCGTATGTATTTATACAGCTATCTTTATAGCTGACATAGTTTCTTATATAAATACTAGATTGCAAAATACATTTATTTATTCAATAGTAGGTTTTTTATTAGTAGCGCCTTCTTTGATTGATGTTCTTCGGTATGATTATTTACTTACAAAGCCGGACGCCAGGGCTATTTCAAAGTCATGGATAGAAGATAATATCCCAGAGGACTCCAACATATTAATAGAAGGCGCTTTTCCATGGGAAATAGTTCATAACCCCCCTTTGGTTGAAAATATAGAATGTCTTACAGAAGAGCTGAAAAAGATTCGAGATAATGGAGGCAATGGTGTTTTATGGAAGGCAAGGATTTCCCAGTTAAAGTATAAAAAAGTTCCAAAGTTTTTTTTGGAAAAAGAAAAGTATTTTAATAGAGATACTCTTTCACAGCACAACACTGATTACGTAGTAGTAAGCAGTTATTATGATCACGGCTTTTGGGCGAAAAAAGAAGACAGGGCATTGTTTTATGAAGAGCTGTCGAAGAAATATTCATTGATAAAGAGATTTACCGCAATGCCTTATATTGTTTGGTTCCCTTCCTTTGACACCTTAAAAGAAAATCCGGAAAACTTGAAATATGTAAATTTATTGGATCGCGGCCAGGAGCTAATCGCAGGGCCGAACATATTTATTTATAAGAAAGTGAAATGA
- a CDS encoding glycosyltransferase family 2 protein codes for MKLSVVIPVFNEEKTIKEIINKVQAVDIDKEIIIVDDGSTDGTREVLQELKNDNIKVFFHEKNSGKGQALKTGFKQAVGDVVIVQDADLEYDPDEYRALLDPIIKHNADVVYGSRLSGGRTVRAYMFWHKVGNAVLTFFTNFLYNTTITDMETGYKVFKKEVTDNLDIKSKDFTVEAEITAKVFKKRYTVYEVPISYYGRSYSEGKKIRWYHAISAIWALIKYKFID; via the coding sequence ATGAAACTGTCAGTGGTGATACCTGTTTTTAATGAAGAGAAGACCATAAAAGAGATCATCAATAAGGTGCAGGCTGTAGACATTGATAAAGAAATAATCATAGTCGATGACGGCTCAACAGATGGGACAAGAGAAGTATTGCAGGAGTTAAAAAACGATAATATCAAGGTTTTTTTTCATGAGAAGAATTCAGGCAAAGGCCAGGCCTTAAAAACAGGATTTAAACAGGCCGTTGGGGATGTAGTAATTGTTCAGGATGCGGATTTGGAATATGATCCTGATGAATACAGGGCATTACTGGACCCCATTATAAAGCATAATGCTGATGTAGTATATGGCTCAAGGCTTTCAGGAGGCAGGACAGTGAGGGCTTACATGTTCTGGCATAAAGTAGGCAATGCTGTATTGACATTTTTTACTAATTTTCTTTATAATACGACTATTACTGACATGGAGACAGGATATAAAGTCTTTAAAAAAGAGGTTACGGATAATCTTGATATAAAATCCAAGGATTTTACAGTCGAGGCAGAGATAACAGCAAAGGTCTTTAAAAAAAGATATACGGTTTACGAAGTGCCAATCTCTTATTACGGCAGGAGCTATTCGGAAGGTAAAAAAATAAGATGGTACCATGCCATAAGCGCAATATGGGCTCTTATAAAATATAAGTTTATAGACTGA
- a CDS encoding class I SAM-dependent methyltransferase, whose translation MSIKNVTRDYGFFEGFLAKKRAEIADRLIPPASKRGKILDIGCGNYPYFLNSIDFAEKYGVDQNLSNSRNDIPQNIKLQKFNIEKENRIDFPDEYFDVVTMLAVLEHIDPGVLPERIREICRILKPKGIFIITTPASWTVPILSVMAKLKLISPVEIREHKVLYSRSRISEALTGNKFHSEKIMSGYFELFMNIWLRAEK comes from the coding sequence ATGTCTATCAAAAATGTAACCAGGGACTATGGGTTTTTCGAAGGTTTCTTAGCGAAGAAGAGGGCAGAGATAGCGGATAGATTGATACCTCCTGCATCCAAAAGGGGTAAAATATTGGATATAGGCTGTGGCAATTACCCTTATTTTCTTAATAGCATAGATTTTGCTGAGAAATATGGAGTAGATCAAAATTTATCAAATAGCCGCAATGATATTCCTCAGAATATAAAACTGCAAAAGTTCAATATAGAGAAGGAAAACAGGATCGATTTTCCGGATGAATATTTTGACGTGGTGACTATGTTGGCCGTGCTGGAGCATATAGATCCTGGGGTGCTGCCTGAAAGAATCAGGGAAATATGCCGGATTTTAAAACCAAAAGGAATCTTTATCATTACGACTCCCGCGTCATGGACAGTTCCGATATTAAGTGTCATGGCTAAACTTAAATTAATAAGCCCTGTAGAGATAAGAGAGCATAAAGTATTATACTCCAGAAGCAGAATATCAGAGGCGCTTACAGGGAACAAGTTTCATAGTGAAAAAATAATGTCAGGTTATTTTGAATTATTTATGAATATTTGGTTAAGAGCGGAAAAATGA
- a CDS encoding methyltransferase domain-containing protein has protein sequence MDLKGWDKMEIKKTEELPSNAWTLGYYHSSHENWDGKTWVRNLHELKIRDLALFVLGDVRCKKILDIGCGPGIYMLTIAKMGGKVSGQDISSDYVNKSSILLKENGFDADVKAGDAVKLLFEDNYFDGVFSADFFEHINYEQKNQVISEVYRVLKPGGTFTIKTPNLDYLRLSVFLKRCMAVFRLRSPFRIYIPHTHNNPNNEHHGLTTYAELSNILFDHMFHSPKVVNIPLKRKGLSKWVTNFLFGKKRFNEQIIVTTRKPLFYGFYSG, from the coding sequence ATGGATTTAAAGGGATGGGATAAGATGGAAATTAAAAAAACCGAGGAGTTGCCAAGTAATGCATGGACATTGGGTTATTACCACTCATCTCATGAAAATTGGGACGGAAAAACTTGGGTAAGAAATTTACATGAATTAAAAATACGGGATTTGGCTTTATTTGTGTTAGGAGACGTAAGATGTAAAAAAATATTAGACATAGGATGCGGGCCTGGGATTTATATGCTTACAATTGCGAAAATGGGCGGGAAAGTTTCTGGCCAGGATATTTCTTCAGATTATGTCAACAAGTCTTCGATACTTTTGAAAGAAAATGGATTTGATGCAGATGTAAAGGCAGGAGATGCAGTTAAATTATTATTTGAAGATAATTATTTTGATGGGGTTTTTTCAGCAGATTTTTTTGAGCACATTAATTATGAACAGAAAAACCAAGTTATATCAGAAGTTTATAGGGTATTAAAACCAGGAGGGACATTTACTATAAAGACTCCTAATCTGGATTATTTAAGACTTTCTGTATTCTTAAAAAGATGCATGGCGGTTTTTAGATTAAGATCTCCGTTCAGAATATATATTCCGCATACCCATAATAATCCTAATAATGAACATCATGGATTAACTACTTATGCAGAGCTTTCAAATATTTTGTTTGATCACATGTTTCATAGCCCGAAAGTGGTTAATATACCCCTAAAAAGGAAAGGACTGTCTAAGTGGGTTACTAATTTTTTATTTGGAAAAAAGAGATTTAATGAACAAATAATTGTTACTACGCGCAAGCCATTATTTTATGGGTTTTATAGCGGGTAA
- the asnB gene encoding asparagine synthase (glutamine-hydrolyzing): MCGICGKVSLNTNANISEGLIRKMCSVLAHRGPDNEGVYLGTPNHSLRSGTGQARVGLGHRRLSVIDVSSRGHQPMGNEDGSIWLVMNGEIYNFSELRKDLEKKGHIFKSHTDAETIIHLYEEKGIDCLNDLRGGFAFTIWDEKKQRLFVARDRIGKKSVYYTYRNQTLIFASEIKAILKDPETSVEVNRGVVTDYLSYGYVPTPESMFKGIMKLPPAHFMIYEKGNIKIEKYWELDFSKKNRLSEPECCKRIMDLLEEATRIRMISDVPLGAFLSGGIDSSAVVYMMSKLSSKPIKTFSIGFEDREYSELKFARQIADRFGTEHKEYMVKPNAIEVLPKLVWHYNEPYADSSALPSYYVAKMTRQEVAVALNGDGGDECFGGYERFMAARFAEYLKIVPAPFLRAIAGRLPESLGLKDFRTRLKRFLLMASKSYRERHYNWVSIFRDSEKEELFSGAFKDEIKDRDSFAYLDGAFDRCRSKDVVDKVMSADIRTNLLDDLLVKMDIATMANSLEGRSPFLDHRMMEFAATIPSSMKIKGTRLKYILKQALSDVLPKEILSRGKMGFGVPIDRWFRDELKDYSHEILMSSKCINRGYFKKEGIKALLDGHCEGRANNGARIWSLLNLELWHRMFVDGESML; this comes from the coding sequence ATGTGCGGGATATGCGGGAAGGTTAGTTTAAATACGAATGCTAATATCAGTGAAGGCCTGATACGTAAGATGTGCAGTGTGCTTGCGCATCGCGGTCCTGATAATGAAGGAGTCTATTTAGGGACCCCGAACCACTCACTTCGTTCGGGTACGGGGCAGGCAAGGGTTGGGTTGGGGCATAGGAGGCTTAGCGTTATTGATGTTTCTTCTAGAGGGCATCAGCCTATGGGGAATGAGGACGGGTCTATATGGCTGGTGATGAATGGGGAGATATATAATTTTTCTGAACTTAGAAAAGATTTAGAGAAAAAAGGCCATATTTTTAAATCACATACAGATGCGGAAACAATAATTCATTTATATGAAGAAAAGGGCATAGATTGCCTTAATGATCTAAGGGGAGGGTTTGCGTTTACTATATGGGATGAGAAGAAACAACGGCTTTTTGTTGCTCGCGATAGAATAGGTAAAAAGTCAGTTTATTATACTTACAGGAATCAGACGCTGATATTTGCGTCTGAGATCAAGGCTATTCTTAAGGATCCTGAGACCTCGGTCGAGGTGAACAGAGGCGTTGTTACTGATTATCTGAGTTACGGGTATGTGCCTACTCCCGAAAGTATGTTCAAGGGCATTATGAAATTGCCCCCGGCGCATTTTATGATCTATGAAAAGGGCAATATAAAGATAGAAAAATACTGGGAGCTGGATTTTTCTAAAAAGAACAGACTTTCTGAGCCTGAATGCTGCAAAAGGATCATGGATCTGCTTGAAGAAGCGACTCGCATAAGGATGATCAGCGATGTGCCGCTGGGCGCTTTTTTAAGCGGCGGCATTGATTCAAGCGCTGTGGTTTACATGATGAGTAAATTAAGCTCAAAGCCCATAAAGACGTTTTCTATAGGTTTTGAGGATAGAGAATACAGTGAATTAAAGTTTGCCAGGCAGATAGCTGATAGGTTTGGGACAGAGCATAAGGAATATATGGTCAAACCTAACGCTATAGAGGTATTACCAAAACTTGTATGGCATTATAATGAACCATACGCGGATTCTTCTGCTCTTCCGAGCTATTATGTGGCTAAAATGACTCGACAGGAAGTTGCTGTGGCGCTTAATGGAGACGGGGGAGATGAGTGTTTTGGCGGGTATGAGAGGTTCATGGCGGCAAGGTTCGCTGAATATTTAAAGATAGTTCCTGCGCCTTTTTTAAGGGCTATTGCGGGGCGATTGCCTGAATCTCTCGGGCTTAAGGATTTCAGGACGAGGTTAAAAAGATTTTTATTAATGGCGTCAAAATCCTACCGTGAAAGGCATTATAACTGGGTCAGTATTTTTAGAGATAGCGAAAAAGAGGAGTTATTCAGCGGCGCGTTTAAGGATGAGATAAAAGACAGGGATAGTTTCGCGTATCTTGATGGCGCTTTTGATAGATGCAGGTCTAAGGATGTAGTGGATAAGGTCATGTCGGCTGATATAAGGACGAATCTCCTGGATGACCTGCTGGTAAAGATGGATATTGCCACTATGGCGAATTCATTGGAAGGACGTTCGCCTTTTTTGGATCACAGGATGATGGAATTTGCCGCTACCATCCCGAGCAGTATGAAAATAAAAGGTACGAGGCTTAAGTATATTCTGAAACAGGCACTTTCCGATGTATTACCTAAAGAGATACTTTCAAGAGGGAAGATGGGATTCGGAGTCCCGATAGACAGGTGGTTTCGTGATGAGCTTAAGGATTATTCTCATGAGATCTTGATGAGTAGCAAATGCATCAACAGGGGTTACTTTAAAAAGGAAGGCATAAAGGCTCTTCTGGATGG